In Juglans regia cultivar Chandler chromosome 5, Walnut 2.0, whole genome shotgun sequence, the following are encoded in one genomic region:
- the LOC108988538 gene encoding putative disease resistance protein At3g14460 isoform X1, giving the protein MRSEEKIMAAELVGGAFLSAFLQVLFDRVASREVVDYIRGKKLNERLLKKLKITLLSVNAVINDAEEKQFRCPLVKEWLHELKDAVYDAEDIWDEIATDALQYNLQAKSSTTVNQMKLKIEEILDRLEFIAKQKDVLGLKHGVAEKQSWKIPTSSLVEESHVYGRDDDREAIIKLLLSDGDNDNNICVIPIVGMAGIGKTTLAQVVYNDNRVKENFEFAAWICVSEDFDVCRITKTVLEAVTSVCCDFKDLNLLQLKLKEELSGKKFLLVLDDVWNENCDNWEALRRPFNSGTGTQGSKIIVTTRNESVASIMRTVPVHYLNQLTDEDCWLLFAKCAFGNYGSSDAHPILEGIGREIVKKCKGLPLAVKTLGCLSRLKLDAEEWDKILKSDIWEFSNDQSNILPALRLSYDYLPSHLKRCFAYCSIFPKDYEFKKEQLIQLWMAEDLLQLPKRNKRIEEVGDEYFHELVSRSFFQRSASENSCFVMHDLINDLARFVSGELCFRLGDDNPKEISEKTRHLSYVMALEDLFKRFEIFYKAKCLRTFLPLYLPDEFYCLSNKVQHNLLIKLRCLRVLSLSNYHSISELPDSIGELIHLRYLDLSRTLIKRLPETVCIIYNLQTLKLAYCYRLRQLPTGIHNLVNLRNLDMNGTCVEEMPTQMSKLESLQMLSTFIVGKENGTKIGELGKLSNLRGTLSIKKLKNVANAKDAFEAKLKDKKHLEELVLDWGYGNTDDTNQVRYVLEKLVPHTTLKKLQVHNYGGTRFPHWLGDRVFCNIISVSLHDCEHCCILPPLGQLHSLKHLSIEGFDGVVTVGPEFYGNSSQPFPSLEILKFSGMSALEEWYSFGVEDECIRAFPHLKELRIESCPSLIGSLPINLPSLRKLVIEYCEQIVSPLPRAPAIRELELIKCDKVVLRELPHTLHSLKMKGCQFVVETLLGEISTQIQACPRRLDISDCSTLMSFPGSCLPTALSFLSIKNCEKLKFPLHQYHTSLEHLLIVDSCGSLGYFPIDLFPNLNSLTIGRCKSLKHLSVIAGPRQVLASVTCLKIQGCRNLVSFPEGGLSAPNLNDLWVDECENLKSLPERMHVLLPSLRELRVSGCPKLVSFPEGGLPSSLSSLYIGGCNELIACRMDWHLQDLPLLASFGIFGECEKVESFPEEELLPYTLTYLSIVGLSRLKTLDGRGLQHLISLRTLVISGCSELQSMPEEGLPMSLVELIIRRCPLLREACKREKGEDWPKIAHISCIEIEDDSNS; this is encoded by the exons Atg AGATCAGAAGAGAAGATAATGGCAGCAGAGTTGGTGGGAGGAGCATTTCTGTCAGCATTCCTGCAGGTGTTGTTCGACAGGGTGGCTTCACGTGAGGTTGTGGACTACATACGAGGAAAGAAACTCAACGAGAGGCTGCTGAAGAAGCTGAAGATCACCTTGTTGTCGGTGAATGCTGTGATCAATGATGCGGAGGAGAAACAGTTCAGGTGCCCTCTTGTGAAAGAGTGGCTCCATGAACTTAAGGATGCTGTCTACGATGCTGAGGACATCTGGGATGAGATCGCCACGGATGCTTTGCAATATAATCTCCAAGCTAAATCCAGCACCACCGTCAATCAG ATGAAGCTCAAAATTGAAGAGATCCTTGACAGACTTGAATTCATTGCAAAACAAAAAGATGTCCTTGGCCTGAAACATGGTGTTGCAGAAAAACAGTCATGGAAAATACCAACATCATCTTTGGTAGAAGAATCTCATGTGTATGGCAGGGATGATGACAGGGAGGCCATAATCAAGTTGTTGCTATCGGATGGTGATAATGACAATAATATTTGTGTGATTCCAATCGTGGGCATGGCTGGGATTGGCAAGACCACTCTTGCTCAAGTTGTGTACAATGACAACAGAGTGAAAGAGAACTTTGAGTTTGCAGCATGGATATGCGTTTCTGAAGACTTTGACGTTTGCAGGATAACAAAAACAGTCCTTGAGGCAGTCACTTCAGTTTGTTGCGATTTCAAGGATCTAAATTTGCTTCAGCTTAAACTAAAAGAGGAGTTGTCTGGGAAGAAATTTTTGCTTGTCCTAGATGATGTTTGGAATGAGAATTGTGACAATTGGGAGGCCTTGAGGAGACCTTTTAACTCAGGGACAGGGACACAAGGAAGCAAGATCATTGTGACAACACGCAATGAAAGTGTGGCCTCCATCATGCGTACTGTTCCAGTTCATTATCTAAACCAGTTAACGGATGAAGATTGTTGGCTACTATTTGCAAAATGTGCATTTGGGAACTATGGAAGCTCTGATGCACATCCAATCCTAGAAGGAATTGGTAGAGAAATCGTGAAGAAATGTAAAGGCTTACCATTAGCTGTAAAGACCCTTGGGTGCCTTTCGCGCCTTAAACTGGATGCAGAGGAATGGGACAAGATACTCAAAAGTGACATATGGGAATTCTCTAACGACCAGAGTAACATTCTTCCAGCCTTGAGATTAAGTTATGACTACCTTCCCTCACATTTGAAGCGATGCTTTGCCTATTGTTCCATATTTCCAAAAGATTATGAGTTCAAAAAGGAACAGTTAATTCAGCTATGGATGGCGGAAGATCTTTTGCAACTGCCGAAAAGAAACAAGAGAATTGAAGAAGTGGGAGATGAGTATTTCCATGAATTAGTATCGAGGTCATTTTTTCAACGATCAGCAAGTGAGAACTCGTGCTTTGTTATGCATGATCTTATAAATGATTTGGCTAGATTTGTATCTGGAGAACTTTGTTTCAGGTTAGGGGATGACAACCCAAAAGAAATTTCAGAAAAGACTCGACATTTGTCATATGTTATGGCATTAGAAGACCTGTTTAAGAGATTTGAGATTTTCTATAAAGCAAAATGTCTACGCACCTTCCTACCACTATATTTGCCAGATGAATTTTATTGCTTGTCAAACAAGGTACAACACAACCTATTGATTAAGCTAAGGTGCTTGAGGGTTCTATCTTTGTCCAACTATCATAGCATTAGCGAGCTACCTGATTCAATTGGCGAGCTAATTCATCTAAGATATTTGGACCTCTCTCGCACTTTGATCAAAAGGTTGCCTGAAACTGTTTGCATCATCTACAATTTGCAAACACTGAAGTTGGCATATTGTTATCGTCTCAGGCAGTTGCCTACAGGTATTCATAATCTGGTTAATTTACGTAATCTAGATATGAATGGAACATGTGTAGAGGAGATGCCAACACAAATGAGTAAATTGGAAAGTCTACAAATGTTGAGTACTTTTATTGTAGGAAAAGAGAATGGGACCAAGATTGGAGAATTGGGAAAACTCTCAAATCTTCGAGGAACATTGTCCATAAAGAAGTTGAAGAATGTTGCGAATGCTAAGGATGCCTTTGAGGCCAAGTTGAAGGATAAGAAACACCTTGAGGAGTTAGTCTTGGATTGGGGTTATGGAAACACAGATGATACAAATCAAGTAAGATACGTATTGGAGAAGCTTGTGCCTCATACAACCTTGAAAAAGCTCCAGGTCCATAATTATGGGGGCACAAGATTTCCCCATTGGTTAGGAGATCGTGTATTTTGCAATATCATATCAGTAAGCCTTCATGATTGTGAACATTGTTGTATATTGCCACCCCTTGGTCAACTACATTCCCTCAAACACCTTTCTATTGAAGGATTTGATGGAGTAGTGACTGTGGGTCCTGAGTTTTATGGCAACAGCTCTCAGCCCTTTCCGTCTCTGGAAATATTGAAGTTTAGTGGGATGTCTGCATTGGAAGAATGGTATTCATTTGGAGTTGAAGATGAATGTATAAGAGCTTTCCCTCACCTCAAGGAGCTTCGGATAGAGTCTTGCCCAAGCCTAATCGGGAGTTTGCCCATCAACCTTCCCTCTTTGAGAAAACTTGTGATTGAGTACTGCGAGCAGATTGTTTCTCCTCTCCCAAGAGCTCCAGCAATCCGGGAATTAGAGCTAATCAAGTGTGATAAAGTGGTGTTGAGGGAACTGCCACACACACTACACTCGCTGAAAATGAAAGGATGCCAGTTTGTTGTAGAGACATTGTTGGGGGAAATATCGACACAAATCCAAGCTTGTCCTCGACGTTTGGATATTTCTGATTGTTCCACTTTGATGTCATTTCCTGGGAGTTGTCTACCAACTGCTTTGAGCTTCCTGagtataaaaaattgtgaaaagttAAAGTTTCCACTGCACCAATACCACACATCCCTCGAACACTTGTTGATAGTAGATAGCTGTGGTTCACTCGGATATTTTCCAATAGATTTGTTCCCCAATCTAAACAGTCTCACAATTGGGAGGTGTAAGAGCCTCAAGCACCTTTCAGTGATAGCGGGACCACGTCAAGTTCTTGCATCTGTCACTTGTTTGAAAATCCAAGGGTGCCGAAATCTTGTCTCTTTCCCCGAAGGAGGACTATCTGCACCAAACTTGAATGATCTTTGGGTTGACGAATgtgaaaacttaaaatcactGCCTGAACGAATGCATGTCCTTCTCCCATCCTTACGTGAACTAAGAGTTTCTGGTTGTCCAAAACTGGTATCTTTTCCTGAAGGGGGTTTGCCCTCCAGCTTGTCTTCACTTTATATCGGAGGTTGCAACGAACTCATTGCATGTCGGATGGACTGGCATTTGCAAGATCTTCCTTTGCTTGCAAGCTTTGGAATCTTTGGTGAATGCGAAAAAGTGGAGTCCTTTCCAGAAGAGGAGTTGCTGCCCTATACTCTTACTTACTTGTCCATTGTTGGACTTTCACGTCTCAAAACCTTGGATGGCAGAGGTCTTCAACACCTTATATCTCTCAGAACATTGGTCATTAGTGGGTGTTCTGAGCTCCAGTCAATGCCAGAAGAAGGGCTGCCAATGTCTCTTGTTGAGCTCATCATCCGGAGATGTCCTCTGCTGAGAGAAGCATGCAAGAGGGAGAAAGGGGAAGACTGGCCCAAGATCGCCCATATTTCTTGCATAGAGATTGAAGACGACTCTAACTCATGA
- the LOC108988538 gene encoding putative disease resistance protein At3g14460 isoform X2, producing the protein MAAELVGGAFLSAFLQVLFDRVASREVVDYIRGKKLNERLLKKLKITLLSVNAVINDAEEKQFRCPLVKEWLHELKDAVYDAEDIWDEIATDALQYNLQAKSSTTVNQMKLKIEEILDRLEFIAKQKDVLGLKHGVAEKQSWKIPTSSLVEESHVYGRDDDREAIIKLLLSDGDNDNNICVIPIVGMAGIGKTTLAQVVYNDNRVKENFEFAAWICVSEDFDVCRITKTVLEAVTSVCCDFKDLNLLQLKLKEELSGKKFLLVLDDVWNENCDNWEALRRPFNSGTGTQGSKIIVTTRNESVASIMRTVPVHYLNQLTDEDCWLLFAKCAFGNYGSSDAHPILEGIGREIVKKCKGLPLAVKTLGCLSRLKLDAEEWDKILKSDIWEFSNDQSNILPALRLSYDYLPSHLKRCFAYCSIFPKDYEFKKEQLIQLWMAEDLLQLPKRNKRIEEVGDEYFHELVSRSFFQRSASENSCFVMHDLINDLARFVSGELCFRLGDDNPKEISEKTRHLSYVMALEDLFKRFEIFYKAKCLRTFLPLYLPDEFYCLSNKVQHNLLIKLRCLRVLSLSNYHSISELPDSIGELIHLRYLDLSRTLIKRLPETVCIIYNLQTLKLAYCYRLRQLPTGIHNLVNLRNLDMNGTCVEEMPTQMSKLESLQMLSTFIVGKENGTKIGELGKLSNLRGTLSIKKLKNVANAKDAFEAKLKDKKHLEELVLDWGYGNTDDTNQVRYVLEKLVPHTTLKKLQVHNYGGTRFPHWLGDRVFCNIISVSLHDCEHCCILPPLGQLHSLKHLSIEGFDGVVTVGPEFYGNSSQPFPSLEILKFSGMSALEEWYSFGVEDECIRAFPHLKELRIESCPSLIGSLPINLPSLRKLVIEYCEQIVSPLPRAPAIRELELIKCDKVVLRELPHTLHSLKMKGCQFVVETLLGEISTQIQACPRRLDISDCSTLMSFPGSCLPTALSFLSIKNCEKLKFPLHQYHTSLEHLLIVDSCGSLGYFPIDLFPNLNSLTIGRCKSLKHLSVIAGPRQVLASVTCLKIQGCRNLVSFPEGGLSAPNLNDLWVDECENLKSLPERMHVLLPSLRELRVSGCPKLVSFPEGGLPSSLSSLYIGGCNELIACRMDWHLQDLPLLASFGIFGECEKVESFPEEELLPYTLTYLSIVGLSRLKTLDGRGLQHLISLRTLVISGCSELQSMPEEGLPMSLVELIIRRCPLLREACKREKGEDWPKIAHISCIEIEDDSNS; encoded by the exons ATGGCAGCAGAGTTGGTGGGAGGAGCATTTCTGTCAGCATTCCTGCAGGTGTTGTTCGACAGGGTGGCTTCACGTGAGGTTGTGGACTACATACGAGGAAAGAAACTCAACGAGAGGCTGCTGAAGAAGCTGAAGATCACCTTGTTGTCGGTGAATGCTGTGATCAATGATGCGGAGGAGAAACAGTTCAGGTGCCCTCTTGTGAAAGAGTGGCTCCATGAACTTAAGGATGCTGTCTACGATGCTGAGGACATCTGGGATGAGATCGCCACGGATGCTTTGCAATATAATCTCCAAGCTAAATCCAGCACCACCGTCAATCAG ATGAAGCTCAAAATTGAAGAGATCCTTGACAGACTTGAATTCATTGCAAAACAAAAAGATGTCCTTGGCCTGAAACATGGTGTTGCAGAAAAACAGTCATGGAAAATACCAACATCATCTTTGGTAGAAGAATCTCATGTGTATGGCAGGGATGATGACAGGGAGGCCATAATCAAGTTGTTGCTATCGGATGGTGATAATGACAATAATATTTGTGTGATTCCAATCGTGGGCATGGCTGGGATTGGCAAGACCACTCTTGCTCAAGTTGTGTACAATGACAACAGAGTGAAAGAGAACTTTGAGTTTGCAGCATGGATATGCGTTTCTGAAGACTTTGACGTTTGCAGGATAACAAAAACAGTCCTTGAGGCAGTCACTTCAGTTTGTTGCGATTTCAAGGATCTAAATTTGCTTCAGCTTAAACTAAAAGAGGAGTTGTCTGGGAAGAAATTTTTGCTTGTCCTAGATGATGTTTGGAATGAGAATTGTGACAATTGGGAGGCCTTGAGGAGACCTTTTAACTCAGGGACAGGGACACAAGGAAGCAAGATCATTGTGACAACACGCAATGAAAGTGTGGCCTCCATCATGCGTACTGTTCCAGTTCATTATCTAAACCAGTTAACGGATGAAGATTGTTGGCTACTATTTGCAAAATGTGCATTTGGGAACTATGGAAGCTCTGATGCACATCCAATCCTAGAAGGAATTGGTAGAGAAATCGTGAAGAAATGTAAAGGCTTACCATTAGCTGTAAAGACCCTTGGGTGCCTTTCGCGCCTTAAACTGGATGCAGAGGAATGGGACAAGATACTCAAAAGTGACATATGGGAATTCTCTAACGACCAGAGTAACATTCTTCCAGCCTTGAGATTAAGTTATGACTACCTTCCCTCACATTTGAAGCGATGCTTTGCCTATTGTTCCATATTTCCAAAAGATTATGAGTTCAAAAAGGAACAGTTAATTCAGCTATGGATGGCGGAAGATCTTTTGCAACTGCCGAAAAGAAACAAGAGAATTGAAGAAGTGGGAGATGAGTATTTCCATGAATTAGTATCGAGGTCATTTTTTCAACGATCAGCAAGTGAGAACTCGTGCTTTGTTATGCATGATCTTATAAATGATTTGGCTAGATTTGTATCTGGAGAACTTTGTTTCAGGTTAGGGGATGACAACCCAAAAGAAATTTCAGAAAAGACTCGACATTTGTCATATGTTATGGCATTAGAAGACCTGTTTAAGAGATTTGAGATTTTCTATAAAGCAAAATGTCTACGCACCTTCCTACCACTATATTTGCCAGATGAATTTTATTGCTTGTCAAACAAGGTACAACACAACCTATTGATTAAGCTAAGGTGCTTGAGGGTTCTATCTTTGTCCAACTATCATAGCATTAGCGAGCTACCTGATTCAATTGGCGAGCTAATTCATCTAAGATATTTGGACCTCTCTCGCACTTTGATCAAAAGGTTGCCTGAAACTGTTTGCATCATCTACAATTTGCAAACACTGAAGTTGGCATATTGTTATCGTCTCAGGCAGTTGCCTACAGGTATTCATAATCTGGTTAATTTACGTAATCTAGATATGAATGGAACATGTGTAGAGGAGATGCCAACACAAATGAGTAAATTGGAAAGTCTACAAATGTTGAGTACTTTTATTGTAGGAAAAGAGAATGGGACCAAGATTGGAGAATTGGGAAAACTCTCAAATCTTCGAGGAACATTGTCCATAAAGAAGTTGAAGAATGTTGCGAATGCTAAGGATGCCTTTGAGGCCAAGTTGAAGGATAAGAAACACCTTGAGGAGTTAGTCTTGGATTGGGGTTATGGAAACACAGATGATACAAATCAAGTAAGATACGTATTGGAGAAGCTTGTGCCTCATACAACCTTGAAAAAGCTCCAGGTCCATAATTATGGGGGCACAAGATTTCCCCATTGGTTAGGAGATCGTGTATTTTGCAATATCATATCAGTAAGCCTTCATGATTGTGAACATTGTTGTATATTGCCACCCCTTGGTCAACTACATTCCCTCAAACACCTTTCTATTGAAGGATTTGATGGAGTAGTGACTGTGGGTCCTGAGTTTTATGGCAACAGCTCTCAGCCCTTTCCGTCTCTGGAAATATTGAAGTTTAGTGGGATGTCTGCATTGGAAGAATGGTATTCATTTGGAGTTGAAGATGAATGTATAAGAGCTTTCCCTCACCTCAAGGAGCTTCGGATAGAGTCTTGCCCAAGCCTAATCGGGAGTTTGCCCATCAACCTTCCCTCTTTGAGAAAACTTGTGATTGAGTACTGCGAGCAGATTGTTTCTCCTCTCCCAAGAGCTCCAGCAATCCGGGAATTAGAGCTAATCAAGTGTGATAAAGTGGTGTTGAGGGAACTGCCACACACACTACACTCGCTGAAAATGAAAGGATGCCAGTTTGTTGTAGAGACATTGTTGGGGGAAATATCGACACAAATCCAAGCTTGTCCTCGACGTTTGGATATTTCTGATTGTTCCACTTTGATGTCATTTCCTGGGAGTTGTCTACCAACTGCTTTGAGCTTCCTGagtataaaaaattgtgaaaagttAAAGTTTCCACTGCACCAATACCACACATCCCTCGAACACTTGTTGATAGTAGATAGCTGTGGTTCACTCGGATATTTTCCAATAGATTTGTTCCCCAATCTAAACAGTCTCACAATTGGGAGGTGTAAGAGCCTCAAGCACCTTTCAGTGATAGCGGGACCACGTCAAGTTCTTGCATCTGTCACTTGTTTGAAAATCCAAGGGTGCCGAAATCTTGTCTCTTTCCCCGAAGGAGGACTATCTGCACCAAACTTGAATGATCTTTGGGTTGACGAATgtgaaaacttaaaatcactGCCTGAACGAATGCATGTCCTTCTCCCATCCTTACGTGAACTAAGAGTTTCTGGTTGTCCAAAACTGGTATCTTTTCCTGAAGGGGGTTTGCCCTCCAGCTTGTCTTCACTTTATATCGGAGGTTGCAACGAACTCATTGCATGTCGGATGGACTGGCATTTGCAAGATCTTCCTTTGCTTGCAAGCTTTGGAATCTTTGGTGAATGCGAAAAAGTGGAGTCCTTTCCAGAAGAGGAGTTGCTGCCCTATACTCTTACTTACTTGTCCATTGTTGGACTTTCACGTCTCAAAACCTTGGATGGCAGAGGTCTTCAACACCTTATATCTCTCAGAACATTGGTCATTAGTGGGTGTTCTGAGCTCCAGTCAATGCCAGAAGAAGGGCTGCCAATGTCTCTTGTTGAGCTCATCATCCGGAGATGTCCTCTGCTGAGAGAAGCATGCAAGAGGGAGAAAGGGGAAGACTGGCCCAAGATCGCCCATATTTCTTGCATAGAGATTGAAGACGACTCTAACTCATGA
- the LOC108988549 gene encoding basic leucine zipper 24-like — protein sequence MTETMDDEEVELSENVNFLNFDSSINFQDSTSADSFLDDFFTNTRTCTHTHTCNPPGPDAAHTHTCYHTHTQVLASEEDDHPDIKNSTSSRPRRPSGNREAVRKYREKKKARTAYLEEEVRKLHLLNQQLVRKLQGQAILEAEVLRLRGLLLDLRGKIDNELGVLPYQKQCNSSSLFKEGDCGLQSADVEIGLQCQTNLPCFHPHAVSSSQAGVGRSGKMLIARGENCQPPFIDCQASTNEMVSAEGQAMETMETLVSPAPQAKQVAGHL from the coding sequence ATGACAGAAACAATGGATGACGAGGAGGTAGAGCTTTcagaaaatgttaattttttaaatttcgatTCATCCATCAATTTTCAGGATTCTACATCCGCTGATTCATTTCTTGATGATTTCTTTACAAACACCCGAACATGCACCCACACCCACACTTGCAACCCACCAGGCCCTGATGCGGCTCATACACATACATGTTATCACACTCACACCCAAGTTCTTGCATCTGAAGAAGATGATCACCCAGACATTAAAAACAGTACCAGCTCAAGACCAAGAAGACCTTCCGGAAACAGAGAAGCAGTTCGGAAGTATCGGGAGAAAAAGAAGGCTCGTACAGCTTATCTTGAAGAGGAAGTCAGGAAATTGCACCTATTGAACCAACAACTGGTTAGAAAATTACAAGGGCAAGCAATTCTCGAAGCAGAGGTTTTGAGATTGAGAGGTCTTTTGCTAGACCTTAGAGGAAAGATTGATAATGAGTTGGGTGTATTACCCTATCAAAAGCAGTGTAACAGCAGTAGTTTGTTCAAAGAAGGCGATTGTGGGTTGCAGTCTGCTGATGTGGAAATCGGCCTACAATGTCAGACTAATTTACCATGCTTTCATCCACATGCCGTGTCATCATCACAGGCAGGTGTTGGAAGAAGTGGGAAGATGCTGATAGCACGTGGAGAAAATTGTCAGCCTCCCTTTATAGATTGTCAAGCTAGCACAAATGAGATGGTGAGTGCTGAAGGACAAGCAATGGAGACAATGGAAACCTTGGTGTCACCTGCACCACAGGCAAAACAAGTAGCAGGACATTTGTAA
- the LOC118348496 gene encoding heat shock 70 kDa protein 4-like — protein MQTTIEIDSLYEGIDFYTTITRARFEEMNMDLFLKCIEAVEKFLQDAKIDKRQVHDVVLVGGSMRIPKIQNMLEDFFNGKELCKSINPDEAVAYGAAVQAAILIGEGIEKVQDLLLLDVTPLSLGLETAGGIMTTLISRNTTIPTKKEYIFST, from the coding sequence ATGCAGACTACCATAGAGATCGATTCTCTGTACGAAGGGATTGATTTCTACACGACGATCACGAGGGCGAGGTTCGAGGAAATGAACATGGATTTGTTCTTGAAATGTATTGAGGCGGTGGAGAAATTCCTGCAAGATGCGAAGATCGACAAGCGCCAAGTTCATGACGTGGTTCTTGTAGGTGGGTCCATGAGGATTCCCAAAATTCAGAACATGTTGGAGGACTTTTTCAATGGGAAGGAGCTTTGTAAGAGTATTAACCCCGATGAAGCTGTGGCTTACGGTGCTGCGGTTCAGGCCGCGATTCTGATCGGTGAAGGGATCGAGAAGGTGCAGGACTTGTTGCTACTCGATGTCACGCCACTTAGTCTTGGGCTCGAAACTGCTGGTGGTATTATGACAACTCTGATTTCTAGGAATACGACGATTCCGACGAAGaaagaatatattttctctacGTAG